A single window of Fervidicoccus fontis Kam940 DNA harbors:
- the dcd gene encoding dCTP deaminase — MILGDRDLKYYIKTKRIVIEPFDEEIVRENGLDLRLSNEIARFKSNSEPVDSKANFLDPFQYYTIEKGESFVIQPNERVLLNTLEYVKLPDDLMAFVNLRSTFARLGLIAPPTIVDAGFEGNITIEVVGGAFPVKLHVGDRFIHLIFAKLLSPVEKPYSGDYQGQKGVMFPKMFNKK, encoded by the coding sequence ATGATATTAGGAGATAGAGATTTAAAATATTATATAAAAACGAAAAGAATTGTTATAGAACCATTTGATGAAGAAATAGTTAGGGAAAATGGCCTTGACCTAAGACTTTCAAATGAAATCGCTAGATTTAAAAGCAATAGTGAACCTGTTGATTCTAAGGCTAATTTTCTTGATCCGTTTCAGTATTATACCATAGAAAAAGGGGAATCTTTTGTAATTCAACCAAATGAAAGAGTTTTATTAAATACTTTAGAGTATGTTAAGCTTCCAGATGATCTTATGGCTTTTGTTAATCTGAGGAGCACCTTTGCACGCTTAGGATTAATTGCACCACCTACAATAGTTGACGCTGGATTCGAAGGAAATATCACAATAGAGGTTGTCGGAGGAGCTTTTCCAGTTAAATTGCATGTTGGAGATAGATTTATACATTTGATATTTGCAAAATTGTTAAGTCCCGTTGAAAAGCCATATTCTGGTGATTATCAGGGTCAAAAAGGAGTAATGTTTCCGAAAATGTTTAACAAAAAATAG
- a CDS encoding nucleotidyltransferase family protein: MKIKGVILAGGEGKRLWPISYYIQKTMIPLGPEEKPLLEFIIRLLKLNGINDIVILIGYKGNQIKNYFGNGERFNVNIDYSEDDENYKGSAGALLKAYINGLFNDTENVLIYYGDILGDFNLKEMMMFHSSRNADATLMVTEKYNVPVGIAKIENDKIIELKEKPWLELNATIGILTMKTNLISLIKKIHKKETDIMSDFIPFLIKENYLILPYFFKDKWYDIGSIERYEKIDKTWLNSIYQKLFYQF; this comes from the coding sequence ATGAAAATAAAAGGCGTTATTTTGGCTGGTGGAGAGGGAAAAAGGCTTTGGCCAATTTCATATTATATCCAAAAAACGATGATCCCATTAGGACCAGAAGAAAAGCCTCTTCTTGAATTTATTATAAGATTGTTAAAACTTAATGGAATCAACGATATTGTAATTTTAATAGGTTACAAAGGAAACCAAATAAAAAATTATTTCGGAAATGGAGAAAGGTTTAATGTAAATATAGATTACAGCGAAGACGATGAAAATTACAAAGGAAGTGCTGGAGCGCTTTTAAAAGCATATATTAATGGTTTATTTAATGATACAGAAAATGTTCTTATTTACTATGGTGACATACTTGGTGATTTTAATTTAAAAGAAATGATGATGTTTCATAGTTCTAGAAATGCTGATGCAACTTTAATGGTAACTGAAAAATATAATGTTCCAGTTGGAATTGCTAAAATTGAAAATGATAAAATAATAGAATTAAAAGAAAAACCTTGGCTTGAGCTAAATGCAACGATCGGAATTCTTACAATGAAAACTAATTTAATTTCTTTAATTAAAAAAATTCATAAAAAAGAAACTGATATTATGAGCGATTTTATTCCGTTTTTAATAAAAGAAAATTATTTGATCTTGCCATACTTCTTTAAAGATAAATGGTATGATATAGGCAGTATCGAAAGATATGAAAAAATAGATAAAACATGGCTAAATTCTATTTATCAAAAGTTGTTCTATCAGTTTTAG
- a CDS encoding tryptophan--tRNA ligase — protein MEENKKEIILDPWGYSSIEDYDKLFTLFGIRPFKEVIHYFENPSILMKRGIVFGHRDFDVVLRAFKEGKKVTLLTGFMPSGKLHFGHKALFDQIIYYQKQGFHINLALADIEAYSVRKVERKETIRLAIEEYVANAIALGLEKKNLRIYFQSATKPAYYRLIQMFSQKVTMAEMTAIYGDLTPGKIVSVFTQAADILHPMLEEFGGYDYVFVPVGADQDPHIRFTRDISDRFSSELGFRRPASTYHRFMTGLDGGKMSSSRPESAIFLSDPPEIVVKKLNNALTGGRATIEEQKRLGGEPLKCAIYEMYLYHLMPNDKDLLDIFMRCRRGELLCGEDKKLAIEKTLKFLDDHRKKLEQAKDVAESYIEEIPKF, from the coding sequence ATGGAAGAAAATAAAAAAGAAATTATTCTAGATCCTTGGGGATATTCTTCTATAGAAGATTATGATAAGCTTTTTACATTGTTTGGGATAAGACCATTCAAAGAAGTAATTCATTATTTTGAAAATCCATCAATATTGATGAAAAGAGGAATAGTTTTTGGGCATAGAGATTTTGACGTTGTTTTAAGGGCTTTTAAAGAAGGGAAAAAAGTAACATTACTTACAGGATTTATGCCTAGTGGAAAACTTCATTTTGGGCATAAAGCTCTTTTCGATCAAATAATATACTATCAAAAGCAAGGCTTTCATATAAATTTAGCATTAGCTGATATCGAAGCATATTCTGTTAGGAAGGTAGAAAGAAAAGAAACTATTCGTTTAGCTATAGAAGAATATGTTGCAAATGCAATAGCATTAGGATTGGAGAAAAAAAATCTAAGAATATATTTTCAAAGCGCAACAAAACCTGCTTACTACAGATTAATACAGATGTTTAGTCAAAAAGTTACAATGGCAGAAATGACAGCTATTTACGGAGATTTAACTCCTGGAAAGATAGTATCAGTATTTACGCAGGCTGCAGATATATTGCATCCTATGCTTGAGGAGTTTGGAGGATATGATTATGTTTTTGTTCCAGTTGGAGCTGATCAGGATCCTCATATAAGATTTACAAGAGATATTTCTGATAGATTTTCCTCAGAATTAGGATTCAGAAGGCCTGCGAGTACTTATCATAGATTTATGACCGGTCTTGATGGAGGAAAAATGAGTAGTAGCAGACCTGAAAGCGCTATATTTTTAAGTGATCCTCCTGAAATCGTTGTAAAAAAATTAAATAATGCGCTGACTGGTGGAAGAGCTACTATTGAGGAACAGAAAAGACTTGGGGGAGAACCTCTAAAATGTGCAATATATGAAATGTACTTGTACCATTTAATGCCAAATGATAAGGATCTTCTTGATATATTTATGAGATGTAGGAGAGGAGAACTTCTTTGTGGAGAAGATAAGAAATTAGCTATAGAAAAAACATTGAAGTTTTTGGACGATCATAGGAAAAAGCTTGAACAGGCAAAAGATGTTGCAGAAAGCTACATCGAAGAAATTCCAAAATTTTAG
- the tpiA gene encoding triose-phosphate isomerase — protein MLPANKPIFVINYKAYETSYGHQALLIAKASEKAELEFSIKTIIAVPFTEIWRISKEVSIDVIAQHVDPIIPGQGTGFITAEMIAGSGGKGSILNHSEHKLKIFEIEKGIERLKLNNLYSIVCAETPRSSLAVANLGADIVAMEPPDLIGTGVSVSKSKPELVTKTVEKIRNSGFKKIPILVGAGIVDKEDARKAIKLGADGILVSSIIMKSKEPEKKIFELAEGLNSLNK, from the coding sequence ATGTTGCCAGCTAATAAACCTATATTTGTCATTAATTATAAGGCATATGAAACGAGCTATGGACATCAAGCTTTATTAATTGCAAAAGCATCTGAAAAAGCGGAGTTAGAATTTAGTATAAAAACGATAATAGCGGTTCCCTTTACTGAAATATGGAGAATTTCTAAAGAAGTGTCAATAGATGTTATCGCTCAGCACGTTGATCCAATAATACCTGGTCAAGGAACAGGCTTTATAACAGCAGAAATGATCGCTGGTTCAGGGGGGAAAGGATCAATTCTTAATCACAGTGAACATAAGCTGAAAATTTTTGAAATCGAAAAAGGAATAGAAAGGCTTAAGCTAAATAACTTATACAGTATAGTTTGTGCAGAGACTCCAAGATCTTCGCTTGCAGTTGCAAACCTCGGTGCAGATATCGTTGCAATGGAACCACCAGATCTTATAGGAACAGGAGTAAGCGTTTCAAAATCTAAACCTGAACTAGTTACTAAAACGGTTGAAAAAATACGAAATTCTGGTTTTAAAAAAATTCCAATTCTTGTTGGTGCTGGTATAGTTGATAAAGAGGACGCAAGAAAAGCCATTAAGCTAGGTGCTGATGGAATTCTTGTTTCAAGCATAATAATGAAATCAAAAGAACCAGAAAAAAAGATATTTGAGCTTGCTGAAGGATTAAATAGTTTAAACAAATAA
- a CDS encoding aspartate aminotransferase family protein, producing MKWDDILKFTSKKIEKNLEIVKLDEEYISSASALKYFPIAITKTEGSKVWDADGNEYIDFLTSAAVYNIGHRHPNVVNAIKEQTEKVLNYTIAYFYEENPVKLAKYLIEITPGSFEKKVAFGFSGSDSVDIALKVARAYKKKKGIISFYGSYHGTTYGALSATGIIDPQLKDTVFPSKDVLFVEYPDPYRNPWNIDGYEDPLELSNIALENIEKKIKNVNEDVSAVIFEPIQGDAGVIVPPKGFIEGLRKLAQNYNILLIDEEVQSGMGRTGKWWAIEHYNIEPDILISAKALGGGMPISAVIGKKEIIDSIPPPLLVFTHTGHAINASAAIATIETIKKEGLIKKAYELGNYAIKRFREMSEKFSIIGDIRGKGLMIGIDIVKNTKLKEPDKSLALKICWRAWEKGLILITFGKYGNVLRIAPPLNIDINELDKGIEIIEESIKDVLNGKVSDEILKYLRGW from the coding sequence ATGAAGTGGGATGATATTTTAAAATTTACTTCTAAAAAGATAGAAAAAAATTTAGAAATCGTAAAACTTGATGAAGAATATATTTCCTCAGCTTCAGCTTTAAAGTATTTCCCTATTGCTATTACTAAAACAGAAGGCTCAAAAGTATGGGATGCAGACGGAAATGAATATATCGATTTCTTAACCAGTGCGGCGGTATATAATATTGGCCATAGACATCCAAATGTAGTTAATGCTATTAAAGAACAAACTGAAAAGGTTTTAAATTATACGATAGCATATTTTTATGAAGAAAACCCTGTTAAGCTAGCTAAATATCTTATTGAAATAACGCCAGGATCTTTTGAAAAGAAAGTAGCCTTCGGATTCTCAGGTTCAGATTCTGTTGATATTGCATTAAAAGTTGCAAGGGCATACAAAAAGAAAAAAGGCATAATATCTTTTTACGGTTCATATCACGGAACAACTTACGGAGCGCTTTCTGCAACTGGTATAATCGATCCTCAGCTTAAAGATACAGTTTTCCCTTCAAAGGACGTTTTATTTGTCGAATATCCCGATCCTTATAGAAATCCGTGGAATATTGACGGTTATGAAGATCCTTTAGAGCTTTCAAATATTGCACTTGAAAACATTGAGAAAAAAATAAAAAATGTAAATGAAGATGTTAGTGCCGTAATTTTTGAACCTATACAAGGCGATGCAGGAGTAATCGTACCGCCAAAAGGCTTTATAGAAGGACTTAGAAAACTTGCGCAAAATTATAATATCTTACTTATCGATGAGGAAGTTCAGAGTGGTATGGGAAGAACTGGAAAATGGTGGGCAATAGAGCACTATAACATTGAACCTGACATACTTATTAGTGCGAAAGCTTTAGGCGGGGGTATGCCCATTTCTGCTGTTATCGGTAAAAAAGAAATAATAGATAGCATTCCTCCTCCGTTGCTTGTATTTACTCATACAGGTCATGCAATAAATGCAAGCGCTGCAATTGCTACAATAGAAACAATTAAAAAAGAGGGATTAATCAAAAAAGCTTATGAATTAGGCAATTATGCTATAAAAAGATTTAGAGAAATGAGCGAAAAATTTTCTATAATAGGCGATATCAGAGGCAAAGGATTGATGATAGGAATCGATATCGTGAAAAATACTAAATTAAAAGAGCCAGATAAAAGTTTAGCTTTAAAAATTTGTTGGAGAGCTTGGGAAAAAGGTCTAATCTTAATAACTTTTGGCAAATACGGAAACGTTTTAAGAATCGCGCCACCGCTTAATATAGATATAAATGAATTAGACAAGGGTATCGAAATAATAGAAGAATCAATAAAAGATGTATTAAATGGCAAAGTTTCAGATGAAATACTGAAATATTTGAGAGGCTGGTAA
- a CDS encoding dihydrodipicolinate reductase translates to MIRIKLGIYGFGAIGKLVANVALERGYEISGAVDVNKEILDKDIGEIVGKEKIGAKVTNNLNILENSDVIIHTTGSFLDSVFEQLANIIKLGLPIVSSCETLSFPYYRYPILALKLDKLASSYMIPIIGTGINPGFIFDTLVATLSSSVSLVKKIKAIRSLDASKRRESFRKKIGVGEPPEVVLEKLMKKEISGHVGYAESVYLVALSGGVNLSKVEESSELILAEDDIEQNGIKVKKGMNKGMRGYGVGYLNDKDIVRIDFQAYVGAPEFEEISIEGKDYNITWKSTGTPGDLGTVSMLLNVAEKILYMPPGLHLMTELLPFGTKFDMSKF, encoded by the coding sequence GTGATCCGTATTAAATTAGGCATATATGGATTTGGAGCAATAGGAAAGCTAGTTGCCAACGTAGCATTAGAAAGAGGATATGAAATTTCTGGGGCTGTAGACGTGAATAAAGAAATTTTAGATAAAGACATTGGGGAGATTGTTGGAAAAGAAAAAATAGGAGCAAAAGTAACCAATAATTTAAATATTTTAGAAAATTCTGATGTTATTATACATACAACAGGATCCTTTTTAGATTCAGTATTTGAGCAGCTTGCTAACATAATTAAGCTAGGACTGCCTATAGTATCTTCCTGCGAAACCTTATCTTTCCCCTATTATAGATACCCAATTTTAGCATTAAAGCTCGATAAGCTTGCCAGCTCTTATATGATTCCTATAATAGGTACTGGAATAAATCCTGGATTTATATTTGATACTTTGGTAGCTACTCTTTCATCATCTGTTTCTCTCGTAAAAAAGATCAAAGCTATAAGGAGTTTAGATGCATCAAAGAGGCGAGAGTCTTTTAGGAAAAAGATCGGAGTTGGTGAGCCTCCTGAAGTTGTACTAGAAAAGCTGATGAAAAAAGAAATCTCTGGGCATGTTGGATATGCTGAATCTGTATACCTTGTTGCACTATCAGGTGGGGTAAATCTCTCAAAGGTTGAAGAGAGTTCTGAACTCATATTAGCAGAAGACGATATAGAACAAAATGGCATAAAAGTTAAGAAAGGAATGAATAAGGGAATGAGAGGTTATGGAGTAGGGTACCTTAATGATAAAGATATTGTTAGAATAGATTTCCAAGCTTATGTTGGAGCACCTGAATTTGAAGAAATAAGCATAGAAGGTAAGGATTATAATATCACATGGAAGAGTACAGGTACTCCTGGAGATCTTGGTACTGTTTCAATGCTTCTGAATGTTGCTGAAAAAATCCTATATATGCCTCCGGGACTTCACCTTATGACTGAATTGCTTCCTTTTGGAACTAAATTTGATATGTCAAAATTTTAA
- a CDS encoding dipeptidase, translated as MGNLFESLPIIDHHEDVSSYFLYPGEGGAPYGNFGEDIPGREADIPKYKRGKVRCVFSAIFPGIETFRPEESKELEKIYGKWLPATGYRVPQALLWEHVSIYYKLSDAYKIKIVERVEDVESCIKEERLCFVLHLEGAEALDEPYDLVLLKKIGLRSIGITWNYVNKYGTGCGAKKDTGLSEMGEELVKMANRLGIIVDLAHASKKTSVEAIEISKRPVMISHANVRKLIDRSRNVDDELLELLHKNGGILGFSVIGPLISNRPRPTLDELVDHVMYVYENYGAENIAIGTDFLGLMGLPSPEGLESVDKLPNLLEKLAEKGMNDSDVRKVAYENSLRLMRNNFV; from the coding sequence ATGGGAAATCTTTTTGAAAGCTTACCAATTATTGATCACCATGAGGACGTCTCCTCATATTTTCTATATCCTGGTGAGGGAGGAGCTCCTTATGGTAACTTTGGAGAGGACATTCCTGGAAGGGAGGCGGATATACCAAAGTATAAAAGGGGAAAAGTGAGGTGTGTCTTCTCTGCAATCTTTCCTGGAATAGAAACTTTTAGGCCGGAAGAATCTAAGGAACTGGAAAAGATATATGGAAAATGGCTTCCAGCAACAGGATACAGAGTCCCACAGGCGCTTTTATGGGAGCATGTTTCTATATACTATAAGCTATCAGATGCGTACAAAATAAAAATAGTTGAGAGGGTGGAAGATGTCGAGAGTTGTATAAAGGAAGAAAGACTTTGCTTCGTTCTTCATCTTGAGGGGGCTGAGGCTCTTGATGAGCCCTACGACCTCGTCTTATTAAAGAAAATCGGACTGAGAAGCATAGGAATAACTTGGAACTACGTAAATAAATATGGAACGGGGTGCGGAGCAAAAAAAGATACAGGTTTAAGTGAGATGGGAGAAGAACTCGTAAAGATGGCCAATAGATTAGGAATAATTGTTGATTTGGCACATGCAAGCAAGAAAACTTCTGTAGAAGCTATTGAAATAAGCAAGAGACCTGTAATGATAAGTCACGCAAATGTGAGAAAGCTGATTGATAGAAGCAGAAACGTCGATGATGAATTGCTAGAACTGCTTCATAAAAACGGGGGAATTTTGGGTTTTTCGGTAATTGGTCCATTAATTTCAAACAGACCGAGACCTACTCTTGATGAGCTGGTTGACCATGTTATGTATGTGTATGAAAATTATGGAGCAGAAAACATAGCTATAGGTACTGACTTTCTAGGACTGATGGGACTTCCCTCTCCAGAAGGACTTGAATCTGTAGATAAATTGCCTAATCTTCTTGAAAAGCTTGCAGAGAAAGGCATGAATGATAGTGACGTAAGAAAAGTAGCATATGAGAACTCTCTTAGACTAATGAGAAACAACTTCGTATGA
- a CDS encoding APC family permease has translation MFVSLKRVLSWPQLLALGAAGIIGTSWAYMNTRFYSIYGPGGVILGYAIGTLMAFLVALAYAEMGSTIPKAGGEVAFVFPTLGPLGSFFVGWMFILSSVLAGAAFYVIGISLLLSWWLPSLYTIPIYSIAGVPVYLPALLLGITSAILILILNYRSVSLTGQAQLIMFIMLLLAGATILITALFKGSISNFANPSPFPQGENPLGLGLRFGLISIGYLSGFEGLPALAEEIKIKPRTFGLVIAGSVLVAGAFYMTMMFAGSLFVPWQQSYAIAHRGTIELMSRYSIWLGLIAWLASFLGLVTSWIPTVMTTSRMVFALAREGLFPSQFERIHPKYGTPTIALIFVTIISIIFGSLGEQGLIWFLDISGVGLGTCWLLSTLSMILTRRKYPNIPRYFKVPAGYLVGILGSGITLTVILVSIIPGTSLSLVWPYEYMILILWIVLGMIIYPFAKRRMNKLGIETVARNLLGEYYDVIYGKKEAKTETK, from the coding sequence ATGTTTGTGTCATTAAAAAGAGTATTATCTTGGCCTCAGTTGCTAGCACTTGGCGCTGCCGGAATTATTGGTACAAGCTGGGCCTATATGAATACAAGGTTCTATTCGATATATGGTCCTGGAGGAGTAATACTTGGATATGCTATAGGAACCTTAATGGCATTTCTGGTTGCTTTAGCATATGCTGAAATGGGATCCACAATTCCAAAAGCTGGAGGAGAAGTAGCATTCGTTTTCCCAACACTTGGTCCTTTGGGATCATTTTTTGTTGGATGGATGTTCATTCTTTCCTCTGTCCTCGCAGGCGCGGCATTTTACGTTATAGGTATTAGCTTGCTCTTAAGTTGGTGGTTGCCATCACTTTATACGATCCCAATATATTCAATTGCAGGAGTGCCTGTATACTTGCCCGCACTGCTTTTAGGTATAACTAGCGCCATTCTTATTTTAATATTAAACTATAGAAGTGTCTCGTTGACCGGTCAAGCTCAGCTCATTATGTTTATAATGTTGTTGCTCGCAGGGGCAACAATATTAATCACAGCGTTATTTAAAGGATCGATATCAAACTTCGCCAATCCATCGCCATTTCCGCAGGGCGAAAATCCGTTAGGTTTGGGACTCAGGTTTGGGCTCATATCAATAGGTTATCTAAGCGGGTTCGAAGGACTGCCTGCGCTTGCAGAAGAGATAAAAATCAAGCCTAGAACGTTTGGATTGGTAATTGCAGGAAGCGTTCTTGTCGCTGGAGCCTTCTACATGACAATGATGTTTGCAGGAAGCTTATTTGTCCCATGGCAGCAATCCTATGCAATTGCGCACAGAGGGACTATAGAGCTTATGTCAAGGTATTCTATATGGCTTGGACTAATTGCATGGCTCGCGTCATTTTTGGGACTCGTTACTTCATGGATACCAACAGTCATGACAACTTCTAGGATGGTCTTTGCATTGGCTAGAGAAGGCCTATTTCCGAGCCAATTCGAAAGAATACATCCAAAATACGGAACTCCAACCATTGCTTTGATATTTGTTACAATAATTTCAATAATATTTGGAAGTTTAGGTGAGCAAGGGCTCATATGGTTCCTGGATATCAGCGGAGTTGGGCTTGGAACGTGTTGGTTGTTGTCAACATTGTCAATGATATTGACAAGAAGAAAGTATCCAAACATACCTAGGTATTTCAAGGTTCCAGCTGGGTATCTTGTTGGGATCCTTGGATCGGGTATAACTTTAACGGTGATACTAGTTTCAATAATACCTGGGACCTCTCTCAGCCTCGTCTGGCCATATGAATATATGATCCTGATACTATGGATAGTTCTCGGAATGATAATCTATCCGTTTGCAAAGAGAAGGATGAATAAACTCGGCATTGAGACTGTGGCAAGGAATTTGCTTGGAGAATACTACGATGTAATTTATGGAAAGAAGGAGGCAAAAACAGAGACCAAATAA